One window of the Dehalococcoidia bacterium genome contains the following:
- a CDS encoding transcriptional regulator, whose protein sequence is MAKEPAKKPGTTTEKRLAAGKSAAVATKPAAKQKASPATAVPPQRARTAVHGTSAPPPPAKPAPKSQRHGPMKKPD, encoded by the coding sequence ATGGCGAAAGAGCCCGCGAAGAAGCCAGGCACCACCACTGAGAAACGGCTCGCCGCGGGCAAGAGCGCCGCAGTGGCTACAAAGCCTGCCGCCAAACAGAAGGCATCACCCGCCACCGCAGTGCCGCCGCAGCGCGCGCGCACGGCGGTGCACGGCACGTCTGCTCCTCCACCACCGGCTAAGCCAGCCCCCAAGAGCCAGCGTCACGGCCCCATGAAGAAGCCTGATG